The Pasteurella multocida genome contains a region encoding:
- the ilvC gene encoding ketol-acid reductoisomerase gives MANYFNTLNLRQQLDQLGRCRFMDRNEFANEADYLKGKKIVIVGCGAQGLNQGLNMRDSGLDISYALRAEAIAEKRASFQRATENGFKVGTYDELIPSADLVVNLTPDKQHSKVVADVMPLMKQGAALGYSHGLNIVEVGEQIRKDITVVMVAPKCPGTEVREEYKRGFGVPTLIAVHPENDPNGDGLEIAKAWAAATGGHRAGVLESSFVAEVKSDLMGEQTILCGMLQAGSIVCYDKLVADGKDPAYAGKLIQYGWETITEALKQGGITLMMDRLSNSAKLRAFELSEQIKAKLTFLFEKHMDDIISGEFSATMMADWANGDANLLKWREETGKTAFENAPKYEGKISEQEYFDHGVLMVAMVKAGVELAFDTMVASGIYEESAYYESLHELPLIANTIARKRLYEMNVVISDTAEYGNYLFANVATPILAKEIVPTLQKGDLGEPTPTVEIDNITLRDVNDAIRNHPIELIGQELRGYMTDMKRISSH, from the coding sequence ATGGCTAACTATTTCAATACATTAAATTTACGCCAACAATTAGATCAATTAGGGCGTTGTCGCTTTATGGATCGCAATGAATTTGCGAATGAAGCAGATTACTTAAAAGGCAAAAAAATTGTCATCGTCGGTTGCGGGGCACAAGGCTTGAATCAGGGTTTGAACATGCGTGATTCGGGGCTAGATATTAGCTATGCCTTACGTGCAGAAGCCATTGCAGAAAAACGCGCGTCTTTCCAACGTGCGACGGAAAATGGCTTTAAAGTGGGGACGTATGATGAATTAATTCCAAGTGCAGATTTAGTGGTGAATTTAACCCCTGACAAACAGCACTCGAAAGTGGTGGCTGATGTCATGCCGTTAATGAAACAAGGTGCCGCACTCGGTTATTCACATGGTTTAAATATCGTGGAAGTAGGTGAACAAATCCGTAAAGATATTACAGTGGTGATGGTGGCACCAAAATGTCCGGGCACGGAAGTACGTGAAGAATATAAACGTGGCTTTGGTGTACCGACCTTGATCGCGGTGCATCCAGAAAATGATCCAAATGGTGATGGTTTAGAAATTGCTAAAGCCTGGGCGGCTGCAACGGGTGGTCATCGTGCGGGCGTGCTTGAGTCATCTTTTGTTGCAGAAGTGAAATCGGATTTAATGGGTGAACAGACTATTCTGTGTGGTATGTTACAAGCGGGTTCTATCGTTTGTTATGACAAGCTTGTGGCGGACGGCAAAGATCCTGCGTATGCCGGTAAATTAATCCAGTACGGTTGGGAAACCATTACTGAAGCGCTGAAACAAGGTGGGATTACGTTGATGATGGATCGTTTATCCAATTCTGCGAAGTTACGTGCTTTCGAACTTTCAGAGCAAATCAAAGCGAAATTAACGTTCTTATTTGAAAAACACATGGACGATATTATCAGTGGCGAATTTTCTGCCACGATGATGGCGGATTGGGCAAACGGTGATGCAAATCTTTTAAAATGGCGTGAAGAAACCGGCAAAACGGCATTTGAAAATGCACCAAAATATGAAGGTAAAATCAGCGAGCAAGAGTATTTTGATCACGGTGTATTGATGGTGGCAATGGTGAAAGCGGGCGTAGAGTTAGCCTTTGATACCATGGTCGCGAGCGGGATTTATGAAGAGTCAGCCTATTATGAGTCATTGCATGAATTACCACTAATCGCTAATACGATTGCGCGTAAGCGTTTATATGAAATGAACGTGGTCATTTCGGATACGGCAGAATATGGTAACTACTTATTTGCTAATGTGGCGACGCCAATTTTGGCAAAAGAGATTGTGCCGACCTTACAAAAAGGGGATTTAGGTGAGCCTACGCCTACGGTTGAGATTGATAATATTACGCTACGTGATGTGAATGACGCGATTCGCAATCATCCAATTGAATTGATCGGGCAAGAATTACGTGGTTATATGACAGATATGAAACGTATTTCCTCTCATTAA
- the mazG gene encoding nucleoside triphosphate pyrophosphohydrolase: protein MAYSIDDFIHLIAQLRNPNGGCPWDLKQTYHSMIPCLTEETYEVIEAIQQQNMHDLKEELGDLLLQVIFFSQLATEDQHFTFNDVVATVAEKIIRRHPHVFGEKIANNEQEALQNWNAIKAQEHKEKEQHSILDNVPHAFPALMRAEKLQKRCAKVGFDWDDSQQVIDKIKEELTEVQQEMAKADKQQAKIEEEVGDLLFAVVNLCRHLNCQPEESLRKANHKFEQRFRAVENKLKAHHKTLEKSSLMEMDLLWDEVKREEKNKVL from the coding sequence ATGGCTTATTCAATCGACGATTTTATTCATCTCATCGCCCAGTTACGCAATCCAAATGGAGGATGCCCATGGGATCTTAAACAAACGTATCACAGCATGATTCCCTGTCTAACGGAAGAAACCTATGAAGTGATTGAAGCCATCCAACAACAAAATATGCACGATCTGAAAGAAGAATTGGGTGATCTGTTATTACAAGTTATTTTCTTCAGCCAATTAGCAACCGAAGATCAACATTTCACCTTTAACGATGTCGTCGCGACTGTTGCTGAAAAGATTATCCGTCGACACCCTCATGTTTTTGGTGAGAAGATCGCAAATAACGAACAAGAAGCGTTACAAAACTGGAACGCCATCAAAGCACAAGAACATAAAGAAAAAGAGCAACATTCTATTTTAGATAATGTACCACATGCTTTCCCTGCCCTGATGCGCGCGGAAAAACTACAAAAACGCTGTGCTAAAGTCGGGTTCGACTGGGATGATAGCCAGCAAGTTATTGACAAAATCAAAGAAGAATTAACAGAAGTTCAACAAGAAATGGCAAAAGCTGACAAACAACAAGCCAAAATTGAAGAAGAAGTAGGTGATTTATTGTTTGCGGTGGTCAATCTGTGTCGCCATTTAAACTGCCAACCAGAAGAAAGTTTACGTAAAGCTAACCATAAATTTGAGCAACGCTTCCGCGCCGTTGAAAACAAACTCAAAGCTCATCATAAAACCCTTGAAAAAAGTTCGTTAATGGAAATGGACTTATTATGGGATGAAGTCAAACGAGAAGAAAAAAATAAGGTGCTCTAA
- the uspA gene encoding universal stress protein UspA: protein MYKHVLVAVDLSDESQFLLEKAAGVARRNEAKLSIIHVDVNFSDLYTGLIDVNMASMQDRISTETQQSLVQLAENSSYPVAEKLSGSGDLGQVLADAIEKYDVDLLVTGHHQDFWSKLMSSTRQVMNNIAVDMLVVPLRDE, encoded by the coding sequence ATGTATAAACACGTATTAGTAGCGGTAGATCTTTCTGATGAAAGCCAATTTTTGTTGGAAAAAGCAGCTGGCGTAGCGAGACGGAATGAAGCGAAGTTGTCAATTATTCACGTTGATGTAAACTTCTCTGATCTTTATACAGGGTTAATTGATGTGAATATGGCGTCAATGCAAGATCGTATTTCCACAGAAACACAACAATCTTTGGTGCAATTAGCCGAAAATTCAAGCTATCCAGTGGCAGAAAAATTAAGTGGTAGTGGTGATTTAGGTCAAGTATTAGCCGATGCAATCGAAAAATACGATGTTGATTTGCTTGTGACTGGTCATCATCAAGACTTTTGGAGTAAACTAATGTCATCGACTCGTCAAGTGATGAATAACATTGCCGTTGATATGTTAGTCGTGCCATTGCGTGATGAATAA
- the alaS gene encoding alanine--tRNA ligase: protein MKTTAEIRQSFLDFFHTKGHQIVASSALVPENDPTLLFTNAGMNQFKDVFLGMDKRPYSRATTAQRCVRAGGKHNDLENVGYTARHHTFFEMLGNFSFGDYFKKDAIHFGWEYLTSPRWLGLPAEKLWVTVYETDDEAYDIWNKEVGVPAERIIRIGDNKGAPYASDNFWAMGDTGPCGPCTEIFYDHGEHIWGGPPGSPEEDGDRYIEIWNIVFMQFNRHADGTMEPLPKPSVDTGMGLERISAVLQHVNSNYEIDIFQKLIAKVAELTGEKDLSNKSLRVIADHIRSCAYLIADGVIPSNEGRGYVLRRIIRRAVRHGNLLGAKEAFFYKLVPTLIDVMAEAGIGVKEKQATVEKLLRLEEEQFARTLERGLALLDEALANVKNGELSGEVAFKLYDTYGFPLDLTADVCRERNITIDEVGFDREMEAQRLRAQSASQFGMDYNNVIRVEGCTTFEGYTASESLAKVTALFADGKPVERIEAGQSAVVILENTPFYAESGGQIGDSGYLNGQGFSFEVKDTQKYGQVFGHIGELVSGSLTVGKSVNAVVDVKRHHNTSLNHSATHLLHAALRQVLGEHVVQKGSLVSDVALRFDFAHHEAITKAQLVEIECLVNQQIRANHLIQTELMELEAAKAKGAMALFGEKYADQVRVLTMGDFSIELCGGIHAKRTGDIGLCKIITETAIAAGIRRIEAITGENAMSWLHQQQALLAQSADLLKSDVNSIVEKIQQLQDKAKKAEKELQVLKEKSAMQAGSDLARSAVKINDVSVIVQKLDGVDTKSLRVVVDDLKNQLSSAVIVFASVVEEKVNLIVGVTSDLTSKVKAGELVNLLAQQVGGKGGGRPDMAMAGGTQIENVDHALSFATTWLKENL from the coding sequence ATGAAAACAACAGCAGAAATTAGACAATCTTTTCTTGATTTTTTCCATACTAAAGGGCACCAAATTGTCGCAAGTAGTGCTTTAGTACCTGAGAATGACCCAACTTTATTATTTACCAATGCAGGGATGAACCAATTTAAAGACGTTTTTTTAGGTATGGATAAACGTCCCTATTCCCGAGCAACGACGGCACAGCGCTGTGTTCGTGCTGGGGGAAAACATAATGACTTAGAAAATGTCGGCTATACCGCGCGTCACCATACTTTTTTTGAAATGTTAGGTAATTTCAGTTTTGGCGATTATTTCAAAAAAGATGCCATCCACTTTGGTTGGGAGTATTTAACGTCACCAAGATGGTTAGGATTACCGGCAGAAAAATTGTGGGTCACTGTGTATGAAACCGATGATGAAGCCTATGATATTTGGAACAAAGAAGTTGGTGTACCAGCAGAGCGTATTATCCGTATTGGCGATAATAAAGGCGCACCTTACGCATCTGATAATTTTTGGGCGATGGGTGATACAGGACCTTGTGGTCCTTGTACTGAAATTTTCTATGATCATGGTGAGCATATTTGGGGTGGACCGCCGGGATCACCTGAAGAAGATGGCGATCGCTATATCGAGATCTGGAATATTGTTTTCATGCAATTTAATCGTCACGCAGATGGAACAATGGAGCCATTACCAAAACCGTCAGTTGATACGGGTATGGGGCTGGAGCGTATCAGCGCGGTACTACAGCATGTTAATTCCAACTATGAAATCGATATTTTCCAAAAATTAATTGCGAAAGTCGCGGAATTAACCGGTGAGAAAGATCTCAGCAATAAATCTTTGCGTGTGATTGCGGATCATATTCGTTCATGTGCTTATTTAATTGCAGATGGTGTGATTCCGTCTAATGAAGGGCGTGGTTATGTCTTACGTCGCATCATCCGTCGCGCAGTACGTCATGGTAACTTATTAGGTGCAAAAGAAGCCTTTTTCTATAAGTTAGTGCCAACCCTTATTGACGTTATGGCGGAAGCCGGCATCGGCGTAAAAGAAAAGCAAGCGACCGTTGAAAAATTGTTACGTTTAGAAGAAGAACAATTCGCGCGAACCTTGGAGCGAGGGTTAGCCCTATTAGATGAGGCATTAGCCAACGTGAAAAACGGCGAATTGTCAGGCGAAGTGGCGTTTAAACTTTATGATACTTATGGTTTCCCATTGGATTTGACGGCAGATGTTTGCCGCGAACGCAATATTACGATCGATGAAGTAGGTTTTGATCGTGAAATGGAAGCACAACGTTTACGTGCTCAGTCAGCGAGCCAATTCGGCATGGATTACAATAATGTAATTCGTGTTGAAGGTTGCACGACTTTCGAGGGCTATACGGCATCAGAATCACTTGCAAAAGTGACCGCACTTTTTGCCGATGGTAAACCAGTTGAACGCATTGAAGCTGGTCAAAGTGCGGTGGTGATTTTAGAAAATACACCATTTTATGCAGAGTCAGGCGGTCAAATCGGTGACAGTGGGTATTTAAATGGGCAAGGTTTCTCATTTGAGGTTAAAGACACACAAAAATATGGTCAAGTGTTTGGGCATATTGGTGAGTTGGTGAGTGGCAGTTTAACTGTGGGGAAATCCGTTAATGCAGTAGTGGATGTAAAACGTCATCATAATACCTCATTGAACCATTCAGCAACGCACTTATTACATGCGGCACTCCGTCAAGTGCTAGGCGAGCATGTAGTGCAGAAAGGGTCTTTGGTGTCAGACGTGGCATTACGTTTTGACTTTGCTCACCATGAAGCGATTACGAAGGCACAATTAGTTGAAATTGAATGCCTTGTTAATCAACAAATTCGCGCTAACCATCTTATCCAGACTGAGTTAATGGAATTAGAGGCAGCGAAAGCCAAAGGTGCAATGGCATTATTTGGCGAAAAATATGCGGATCAAGTTCGTGTGCTGACGATGGGCGATTTCTCTATTGAGTTGTGTGGGGGAATTCATGCGAAGCGTACCGGTGATATTGGTTTGTGCAAAATTATAACGGAAACGGCGATTGCTGCTGGTATCCGTCGTATTGAAGCCATTACCGGTGAAAATGCGATGTCTTGGTTGCATCAACAACAAGCGCTTTTAGCGCAAAGTGCCGATTTATTGAAATCTGATGTGAATTCAATTGTCGAAAAAATCCAACAGCTACAAGATAAAGCGAAAAAAGCCGAGAAAGAATTGCAAGTCTTAAAGGAAAAAAGCGCGATGCAAGCGGGTTCCGATTTGGCGAGAAGTGCGGTGAAAATCAATGATGTTTCTGTCATTGTGCAAAAACTTGATGGCGTTGATACAAAATCATTACGTGTTGTTGTAGATGATTTAAAAAATCAGCTGAGTTCTGCGGTTATTGTATTTGCCTCTGTTGTAGAGGAAAAAGTCAATTTAATTGTGGGTGTAACAAGTGATTTAACGAGCAAAGTGAAAGCGGGTGAGTTAGTCAATCTGTTAGCACAACAAGTTGGTGGTAAAGGTGGTGGCCGTCCAGACATGGCAATGGCTGGCGGTACACAAATTGAGAATGTTGATCATGCCTTATCTTTTGCCACAACGTGGTTAAAAGAAAACCTGTAA
- the csrA gene encoding carbon storage regulator CsrA, translated as MLILTRKVGESLLIGDDISITILNIRGNQVKIGIKAPKDVSVHREEIYQRIKQALEAPHVGE; from the coding sequence ATGCTAATCTTAACCCGTAAAGTTGGCGAAAGCTTACTCATCGGTGATGATATTTCTATCACGATTCTAAATATACGTGGAAATCAGGTAAAAATTGGAATCAAAGCCCCTAAAGACGTTTCTGTACATAGAGAGGAAATTTATCAACGTATTAAACAAGCATTAGAAGCACCTCATGTGGGTGAGTGA
- the galU gene encoding UTP--glucose-1-phosphate uridylyltransferase GalU, protein MKAIIPVAGLGTRMLPATKAIPKEMLTLVDKPLIQYVVNECVAAGMKEIVLVTHSSKNAIENHFDTSFELETMLEKRVKRQLLDEVRSICPKNVTIMHVRQGNAKGLGHAVLCGRPLVGNEPFAVILPDVLLADFSADQKRENLAAMVKRFEETQTSQIMVAPVAEKEVSSYGIVDCGGADLKGGESTKIHSIVEKPSLDKAPSNLAVVGRYVFSAAIWDLLEKTPIGVGDEIQLTDAIDMLIEKEVVEAFHMTGKSFDCGDKIGYMQAFVEYGLQHDKLGQQFKAYLQQLVKSF, encoded by the coding sequence ATGAAAGCAATTATCCCCGTCGCAGGTTTAGGGACACGAATGTTACCCGCGACAAAGGCGATTCCTAAAGAAATGTTAACGCTGGTAGATAAGCCGTTAATTCAATATGTTGTGAATGAATGCGTGGCTGCTGGTATGAAGGAAATTGTCTTGGTGACACATTCTTCAAAAAATGCCATTGAAAACCATTTTGATACCTCATTTGAATTGGAGACAATGCTAGAAAAACGTGTTAAACGTCAACTTTTAGATGAGGTTCGCTCGATTTGTCCAAAAAATGTGACAATTATGCATGTCCGTCAAGGTAATGCGAAAGGCTTAGGACATGCCGTTTTATGTGGCAGACCATTAGTTGGAAATGAGCCATTTGCTGTGATTCTACCGGATGTACTATTGGCTGATTTTTCAGCGGATCAAAAACGTGAGAATCTGGCTGCAATGGTCAAACGTTTTGAGGAAACACAAACGAGCCAGATTATGGTTGCGCCTGTTGCTGAAAAAGAGGTCAGTAGCTACGGTATCGTAGATTGTGGCGGAGCTGATTTAAAAGGTGGCGAAAGTACAAAAATTCATAGCATTGTTGAGAAACCGAGTTTAGACAAAGCCCCTTCTAATTTAGCGGTGGTTGGACGTTACGTTTTCTCAGCGGCAATTTGGGACTTGTTGGAAAAAACTCCGATTGGTGTCGGCGATGAAATTCAATTAACCGATGCGATTGATATGTTGATTGAAAAAGAAGTCGTTGAAGCGTTCCATATGACAGGAAAATCCTTCGATTGTGGTGATAAAATTGGTTATATGCAAGCGTTTGTGGAGTATGGATTGCAGCATGATAAATTAGGTCAGCAATTCAAAGCGTATTTGCAACAGCTCGTCAAAAGTTTTTAA
- the metJ gene encoding met regulon transcriptional regulator MetJ, with product MANWDGKYISPYAEHGKKSEQVKKITVSIPIKVLEILTNERTRRQIRNLRHATNSELLCEAFLHAFTGQPLPTDEDLLKERHDEIPEQAKQVMRELGIDPEKWEY from the coding sequence ATGGCAAATTGGGACGGTAAATATATTAGCCCTTACGCAGAGCATGGCAAGAAGAGTGAGCAAGTCAAAAAAATTACAGTATCGATTCCGATTAAAGTATTGGAAATTTTAACCAATGAACGGACACGCAGACAAATTCGTAATTTACGTCATGCAACGAACAGTGAATTGCTCTGTGAAGCCTTTTTGCATGCCTTTACCGGTCAACCGTTGCCAACGGATGAAGACTTATTGAAAGAGCGCCATGACGAAATTCCTGAGCAAGCAAAGCAAGTGATGCGCGAATTGGGTATCGATCCAGAAAAATGGGAATACTAA
- the deoD gene encoding purine-nucleoside phosphorylase: MTPHINAPAGAFADVVLMPGDPLRAKYIAETFLQDVKEITNVRNMLGFTGTYKGRKISVMGHGMGIPSCSIYTKELITEYGVKKIIRVGSCGAVRMDVKLRDVVIGFGACTDSKVNRIRFKNHDFAAIADFDMTMAAVQAAKAKGLNVHVGNLFSADLFYTPDVEMFDVMEKYGILGVEMEAAGIYGVAAEFGAKALTICTVSDHIRTHEQTTPEERQLTFNDMIEIALESVLIGDNA, encoded by the coding sequence ATGACTCCACATATTAACGCACCTGCCGGTGCATTTGCCGATGTTGTTTTAATGCCGGGTGACCCATTACGTGCCAAATACATCGCAGAAACCTTCTTACAAGATGTGAAAGAAATCACGAATGTCCGTAATATGCTTGGGTTCACGGGAACCTATAAAGGCCGCAAAATTTCTGTTATGGGACATGGTATGGGGATCCCATCTTGTTCGATTTACACAAAAGAATTGATTACGGAATACGGCGTGAAGAAAATTATCCGTGTTGGTTCTTGCGGTGCTGTCCGTATGGATGTCAAATTACGTGATGTGGTGATTGGATTTGGTGCCTGTACCGATTCCAAAGTCAACCGTATCCGTTTTAAAAACCATGACTTTGCTGCGATCGCGGACTTTGACATGACAATGGCGGCAGTGCAAGCGGCAAAAGCAAAAGGCTTAAATGTCCATGTTGGTAACTTATTCTCTGCAGACTTATTCTATACACCAGATGTGGAAATGTTTGATGTAATGGAAAAATACGGCATCTTAGGTGTTGAAATGGAAGCTGCGGGAATTTATGGTGTGGCCGCAGAATTTGGTGCCAAAGCCTTAACAATCTGTACTGTGTCTGATCACATTCGTACACACGAACAAACAACACCAGAAGAACGTCAATTAACATTTAATGATATGATTGAAATCGCATTAGAATCCGTTCTAATTGGCGATAACGCGTAA
- a CDS encoding NupC/NupG family nucleoside CNT transporter: protein MGTLISILGIVVLLGIAFLLSNNRKAINFRTVLGALAIQIGIGALILYVPAGRDALDWLAGGIQKIINYGNEGISFLFGGLVSDKMFEVFGGGGFVFAVRVLPTIVFFSALISLLYYIGVMQWIIKIIGGGLQKLLGTSKAESMSAAANIFVGQTEAPLIVKPYISKMTESELFAIMCGGLASIAGSVMAAYAGLGVPLPYLIAASFMAAPAGLLFAKILYPQTEKFSDNLEQVDAEKPANILDAAAGGALSGMQLALNVGAMLVAFVGLIALLNGILGGIGGLFNMPELTLGMLLGWIFKPLAWLVGVEWSEAEIAGRMIGTKLAINEFVAYLDFAAYLGGEAPAVLSEKTKAIITFALCGFANFSSIAILIGGLGGMAPNRRGDIARLGIKAVIAGSLSNLMSATIAGLFIGLGGVAL, encoded by the coding sequence ATGGGTACATTAATCAGTATTCTTGGTATTGTTGTATTGTTAGGGATTGCTTTCTTATTATCCAACAATCGCAAAGCCATTAACTTCCGCACAGTATTAGGTGCACTGGCAATTCAAATTGGTATTGGAGCATTAATTCTCTATGTACCCGCAGGACGCGATGCACTTGATTGGTTAGCGGGTGGTATTCAAAAAATCATTAACTATGGTAACGAAGGTATCAGCTTCTTATTCGGTGGTCTAGTCAGCGATAAAATGTTTGAAGTCTTTGGCGGTGGCGGTTTCGTCTTCGCAGTGCGTGTTTTACCGACTATCGTTTTCTTCTCTGCCTTAATTTCATTACTTTATTACATCGGTGTAATGCAGTGGATCATTAAAATTATCGGTGGTGGCTTACAAAAATTATTAGGTACTTCAAAAGCAGAGTCTATGTCTGCTGCGGCTAACATTTTTGTAGGTCAAACTGAAGCGCCTTTAATCGTCAAACCTTATATTAGCAAAATGACCGAATCTGAGCTTTTCGCCATCATGTGTGGTGGGTTAGCGTCAATTGCTGGTTCTGTCATGGCAGCATATGCGGGATTAGGTGTACCACTTCCTTATTTAATCGCGGCATCTTTCATGGCAGCGCCTGCGGGTTTACTCTTCGCTAAAATTCTTTACCCACAAACAGAAAAATTCAGTGATAATTTAGAACAAGTGGATGCGGAGAAACCGGCTAACATTCTTGATGCAGCTGCTGGTGGTGCTCTATCTGGTATGCAATTAGCCTTAAACGTCGGTGCGATGTTAGTCGCGTTCGTAGGCTTAATCGCATTATTAAACGGTATCTTAGGCGGTATTGGTGGGCTATTTAATATGCCTGAATTAACGCTCGGTATGCTGTTAGGTTGGATCTTCAAACCGCTTGCTTGGTTAGTGGGAGTGGAATGGTCAGAAGCCGAAATCGCTGGACGAATGATCGGTACAAAATTAGCGATTAACGAATTTGTGGCTTATTTAGATTTTGCAGCCTATTTAGGTGGTGAAGCCCCTGCTGTATTAAGTGAAAAAACCAAAGCGATTATTACTTTCGCACTCTGTGGTTTTGCTAACTTCAGCTCGATTGCAATTCTTATCGGTGGTTTAGGTGGAATGGCACCAAATCGTCGTGGTGATATCGCTCGCTTAGGTATCAAAGCCGTTATCGCGGGTTCATTATCTAACTTAATGAGTGCGACTATTGCCGGCTTATTTATTGGTTTAGGTGGTGTCGCGTTATAA
- a CDS encoding YczE/YyaS/YitT family protein — protein MQKKFNVLPQTAWSASSLWAVEMKPLGVLFISLATLGLGEGLILLSDLGSAPWTVLSQGVAIQGDFSVGWASFLISCVVMLFWFPLRLRVGLGTVLNILVIALFLGLSVEFMSKPTALLSRYFYLTVGILLFGIGSAFYLTCHQGAGPRDGLMVGLCQRFRLKVGMVRTTMEVSVCVLGFLLGGKLGIGTVLFAVSIGWVVQATLLCLFKLPHCLHKGNRLC, from the coding sequence ATGCAAAAAAAATTTAATGTCTTACCTCAAACTGCGTGGAGTGCGTCTTCCTTATGGGCAGTAGAAATGAAACCATTGGGGGTGCTTTTTATTTCACTGGCGACGCTTGGACTGGGTGAAGGGCTGATTTTATTGTCTGATTTAGGATCGGCACCTTGGACGGTGCTTTCGCAAGGTGTTGCTATTCAAGGCGATTTTAGTGTCGGTTGGGCATCTTTCCTTATCAGTTGTGTGGTGATGCTATTTTGGTTTCCATTGAGATTGCGCGTAGGGTTAGGCACCGTATTAAATATTCTGGTGATTGCCCTCTTTTTAGGCTTAAGCGTAGAATTTATGTCCAAACCGACCGCACTTTTGAGTCGCTATTTTTATTTGACTGTAGGCATTTTATTATTTGGTATTGGCTCGGCGTTTTATTTGACCTGTCATCAAGGTGCAGGACCAAGAGATGGATTAATGGTGGGATTATGCCAACGTTTCCGGCTGAAAGTTGGCATGGTCCGCACGACAATGGAGGTTAGTGTTTGCGTATTGGGGTTTCTATTAGGAGGCAAACTGGGAATTGGTACCGTACTGTTTGCTGTGTCAATTGGTTGGGTCGTGCAAGCCACATTACTGTGCTTGTTCAAGCTTCCACATTGTCTTCACAAAGGGAATCGCTTGTGTTAA
- a CDS encoding glycosyltransferase family 9 protein — protein MQKLLVVRNDKLGDFMLAWPAFAMLKQSNPSLKLTALVPNYTADLARLCPYLDDVIIDAGKKADKADQLKTLQAIKAAKFDASINFFSDKYNALLVWKAGIPFRLAPATKLIQFLYNHRVTQRRSKSLKPEFEYNLDLARAFLQKTHCPIVEPTPPYLTFEQNAVQHQREMLSQTLGLALEKKWIFVHSGSGGSATNLSLDQYAQLILGLLSQFDCQIVLTAGPNESEKAHELASCVNHNNVVVYDKNAGLVDFAHSLACADLFIAGSTGPLHLSAALNIPTIGFYPSRRSATPLRWQPINDPTKHLAFSPQTQDREKQMDLSLIDIDQVLTQAIPFVKTMWKLEQAQ, from the coding sequence ATGCAAAAATTGTTAGTCGTGCGCAACGATAAACTCGGCGATTTTATGTTAGCTTGGCCGGCATTTGCGATGCTTAAGCAATCGAATCCTAGCTTAAAACTGACCGCACTTGTACCGAACTATACCGCAGACCTTGCTCGTCTGTGTCCTTATTTAGATGACGTGATTATTGATGCGGGTAAGAAGGCAGATAAAGCCGACCAACTGAAAACCTTACAAGCCATTAAAGCTGCGAAATTTGATGCATCGATTAACTTTTTTTCAGATAAATACAATGCGTTGTTAGTCTGGAAAGCAGGGATTCCTTTCCGTTTAGCGCCAGCCACCAAATTAATTCAATTTTTATACAATCATCGCGTCACGCAGCGCCGTTCAAAATCGTTAAAACCTGAATTCGAATATAATTTGGATCTTGCTCGTGCATTTTTACAAAAAACGCACTGCCCAATCGTGGAACCAACACCGCCGTATTTAACCTTTGAGCAAAATGCCGTACAACATCAACGCGAAATGCTCAGTCAAACGCTTGGTCTAGCGTTAGAAAAAAAATGGATTTTTGTTCATAGTGGATCAGGCGGTTCAGCGACGAATTTATCGTTAGATCAATATGCACAACTCATTTTGGGTTTATTAAGTCAATTTGATTGCCAAATCGTACTGACAGCAGGCCCTAATGAAAGTGAAAAAGCGCATGAACTCGCCTCATGCGTCAATCATAACAATGTGGTAGTGTATGATAAAAATGCGGGACTAGTAGATTTTGCTCACTCGTTAGCTTGCGCCGATCTGTTTATTGCTGGTTCCACAGGACCATTACATTTAAGTGCGGCGCTGAATATTCCAACCATTGGATTTTATCCGAGTCGTCGTTCTGCGACTCCTTTACGTTGGCAACCAATTAATGATCCCACTAAACATCTCGCTTTTTCCCCACAAACACAGGATAGAGAAAAACAAATGGATCTGAGTCTCATTGATATTGATCAGGTATTAACACAAGCGATTCCCTTTGTGAAGACAATGTGGAAGCTTGAACAAGCACAGTAA